Proteins co-encoded in one Oreochromis aureus strain Israel breed Guangdong linkage group 3, ZZ_aureus, whole genome shotgun sequence genomic window:
- the LOC120434888 gene encoding protein ANTAGONIST OF LIKE HETEROCHROMATIN PROTEIN 1-like encodes MKYDEDHYTKFPPSLDENPEVWDPSIPPAERLSICLRFLATGDSFRTIAFSFRVGVSTVSQIIPQVATAIWDCLVDDFMAVPSLGDWRSIAEEFQERWHFPLCCGALDGKHVQTKAPPNSGSMFHNYKGTFSIVLLAVVDARYRFRDIDVGGYGRTSDGGILANSTFGQALRAGTLHLPPDQPLPGGEHRGAQPHVFVADEAFPLRRELMRPFPGRLLPLEKRKFNYRLSRARMIVEGAFGVLSSQWRMYRCSMELHPEIAEKCVKATCVLHNFLRGLDERGAPAVRSVAPAVVEPLQSLGRVAANNSSREAVLVREKFMAHFSAEGAVTWQPKE; translated from the exons ATGAAGTATGATGAGGACCACTACACAAAATTCCCCCCCTCCCTCGATGAAAATCCAGAAGTGTGGGACCC ctcaattccgcctgcagagcgcctgtccatctgcctgag gttccttgccaccggggactccttcaggaccattGCGTTTAGTTTTCGAGTTGGTGTGTCTACCGTGAGCCAGATCATcccccaggtagcgacggccatctgggactgtctagtggatgatttcatggctgtgccttcactGGGAGACTGGCGGTCCATTGCAGAGGAATTCCAGGAGCGCTGGcacttccctctctgctgtggagctctggatgggaagcacgtccagacGAAGGCACCTCCCAACTCAGGATCCATGTTCCACAACTACAAGGGAACATTCTCCATTGTTCTCCTTGCGGTTGTGGATGCAAGGTATCGCTTCCGAGATATTGATGTTGGGGGGTACGGGAGGACCAGCGACGGGGGTATTCTGGCCAACTCCACCTTTGGTCAGGCTCTTCGGGCTGGGACTCTCCATCTGCCTCCTGACCAGCCTCTACCTGGTGGAGAACACCGTGGAGCCCAGCCCCATGTCTTTGTGGCTGATGAAGCGTTCCCGCTGCGGCGTGAGCTCATGAGGCCTTTCCCTGGACGCCTCCTCCCTTTAGAGAAGAGGAAATTCAACTATCGCCTTTCCAGGGCCAGGATGATAGTGGAGGGTGCCTTTGGTGTCCTCTCCTCACAGTGGAGGATGTATCGGTGCTCCATGGAGCTCCATCCTGAAATTGCGGAGAAGTGTGTGAAGGCAACGTGTGTTCTCCACAATTTTCTGCGCGGTTTGGACGAGAGAGGGGCACCTGCTGTGAGGAGTGTGGCACCTGCTGTGGTGGAGCCGTTGCAAAGCCTGGGCCGTGTAGCAGCAAACAACTCCTCCAGAGAGGCTGTCCTGGTGAGGGAGAAGTTCATGGCCCACTTCTCGGCGGAGGGAGCTGTGACTTGGCAGCCAAAGGAGTAG